Below is a window of Tsuneonella deserti DNA.
CCGAGTGTTCGCAAATGCTTTTCGCAGGCTTGACTTCGCAGACAAGCGGCAAATGCCCGGTTGGACAGCGCGCGCCGGATTGTTAGGACCGGGTCCCGGAATCTGGAGCGAAGCCCAATGTTCAACCGTCTGTTCGTCGATCACCCGCGCTCCGTGGATGAAAACTACGTCGAGCATTTCGCGGTCGCATCGAAGTTCGGCTTGACGATGATTCGCGGCGGCATCTGCGCGCTGATCCATGCCCTGGTGCCCGGCTGGTGCGTCACGACGGGCAGCGACACCAT
It encodes the following:
- a CDS encoding DUF6356 family protein, which translates into the protein MFNRLFVDHPRSVDENYVEHFAVASKFGLTMIRGGICALIHALVPGWCVTTGSDTIQRLNRIMVEQRRAKGRAVMELQTVDWVI